A part of Ziziphus jujuba cultivar Dongzao chromosome 8, ASM3175591v1 genomic DNA contains:
- the LOC125420495 gene encoding protein RETICULATA-RELATED 5, chloroplastic: MHEGTKYALGIIQPESCTCGAFSDWKMKPHTYGGFYTAGPVYTTPNRLLSPENQFPTNLTSGTQVFRRFSIGKRNRNFLSAVCCRNPPDDSGYTGGNIGNSKENDECVHHTRRRVLLLAPSLAAGAWFLQSATVARGENPAAPVPIPMPAKVTEPIQKADEKKNMDAIASRIYDATVIGEPLAVGKDKQKLWEKIMNARIVYLGEAEQVPIRDDKVLELEIVKNLTKRCAESERPISLALEAFPSNLQDQLDQYMNKSIDGETLKSFTSHWPPHSWQEYEPLLSYCRDNGVRLVACGTPLKVLRTVQAEGIHGLSKADRKIYAPPAGSGFISGFTSISHRSQVDLNYPNQPIPFGPSSYLSAQARVVEDYTMSQTILKAVVDGGATGMIVVVTGASHVTYGTRGTGLPARISKKMQKKNQVVILLSPERQQIRREGEVPIADFLWYSAASPCSRNCFDRAEIARVMNAAGRKRDALPQDLQKGLDLGLVSPEVLQNFFDLEQYPLISELTHRFQGFRERLLADPKFLHRLAIEEAISITTTLLAQYERRKENFLEELDYVITDTVRGIVVDFFTVWLPAPTISFLSSADGTDVPDNMDAINGILGSIPDNAFQKNSAGKYWNLNHRIAAVLFGGLKLASVGFVSSIGAVASSNVLHAIRRFLNPALLVNQNNKRSPLLKTAVVYGCFLGISANLRYQIIAGIVEHRISDEFSSQTFFVNMLSFIVRTINSYWGTQQWVDLARSTGLQTRKSESPSYQIDSSNLATLECNTEETNVDDLKNQ, encoded by the exons ATGCACGAAGGAACAAAATATGCTTTGGGCATTATACAACCTGAATCATGTACATGTGGAGCTTTCTCAGATTGGAAAATGAAGCCGCACACTTACGGGGGCTTCTACACAGCTGGACCCGTATATACAACACCCAATCGCCTTCTCTCACCGGAAAATCAATTCCCAACCAACTTAACCTCCGGAACTCAAGTTTTCCGGCGATTTTCCATCGGAAAACGCAACCGGAACTTTCTATCAGCCGTTTGCTGCCGTAATCCTCCTGACGATTCTGGATATACCGGTGGAAACATCGGCAATTCAAAAGAGAATGATGAATGCGTCCACCACACAAGGCGTCGCGTGCTTCTTCTTGCTCCTTCTCTTGCAGCCGGAGCTTGGTTCCTGCAATCGGCGACGGTGGCGAGGGGTGAGAATCCAGCAGCACCGGTGCCTATTCCGATGCCGGCGAAGGTGACGGAGCCAATTCAGAAAGCCGACGAGAAGAAGAATATGGATGCGATAGCGTCGAGGATATACGACGCGACGGTGATTGGAGAGCCACTGGCGGTTGGGAAGGACAAGCAAAAGTTGTGGGAGAAGATAATGAACGCTCGGATTGTGTATCTAGGTGAAGCAGAACAGGTTCCAATTCGCGACGACAAGGTATTGGAGCttgaaattgtgaaaaatttgaCGAAGAGGTGTGCGGAGAGTGAACGACCAATATCTTTAGCTCTGGAAGCTTTTCCTAGTAATTTGCAGGACCAGCTCGATCAGTATATGAACAAAAG TATAGATGGAGAAACCTTGAAGTCTTTCACATCTCATTGGCCACCTCATAGTTGGCAGGAATATGAACCTCTTTTAAGTTACTGCCGTGATAATGGAGTTCGGCTTGTTGCTTGTGGTACTCCACTGAAG GTCTTAAGGACTGTCCAAGCAGAAGGTATTCATGGACTTTCGAAAGCTGATCGTAAAATCTATGCTCCTCCAGCCGGTTCAGGCTTCATATCAGGGTTCACTTCCATTTCACACCGTTCACAAGTTGACTTGAATTATCCAAATCAGCCCATTCCTTTTGGTCCAAGCTCATATCTCTCTGCTCAAGCAAGAGTAGTTGAGGACTATACCATGTCTCAAACTATCTTGAAAGCCGTGGTGGATGGAGGAGCCACAGGTATGATAGTAGTGGTGACAGGTGCAAGTCATGTTACATATGGAACAAGAGGGACTGGGCTGCCCGcaagaatttcaaaaaagaTGCAAAAGAAAAACCAAGTAGTTATACTACTTAGTCCTGAAAGACAACAAATAAGAAGAGAGGGAGAAGTTCCTATAGCTGATTTTTTGTGGTATTCTGCTGCCAGTCCCTGCAGTCGGAATTGTTTTGATCGTGCTGAAATTGCTCGAGTTATGAATGCAGCTGGCAGGAAGCGAGATGCTCTTCCTCAG GACCTTCAGAAAGGACTGGATCTTGGTTTGGTATCACCGGAGGTACTACAAAATTTCTTTGACTTGGAGCAGTATCCTCTTATTTCAGAACTCACTCACCGTTTCCAG GGATTCAGGGAAAGATTGTTGGCTGATCCTAAATTCTTGCACAGATTAGCAATAGAAGAAGCTATATCAATAACCACTACTCTCTTAGCACAGTATGAGAGGCGTAAAGAGAATTTTTTAGAAGAGCTTGATTATGTTATTACAGATACTGTAAGAGGAATAGTCGTTGATTTCTTTACTGTGTGGCTTCCTGCTCCAACTATATCATTCCTTTCATCTGCTGATGGGACAGATGTCCCTGATAATATGGATGCTATAAATGGTATTCTTGGGTCCATTCCAGATAATGCATTTCAAAAGAATTCTGCAGGGAAGTACTGGAATCTCAACCATAGGATTGCAGCAGTCCTTTTTGGTGGTTTGAAACTTGCTAGTGTTGGATTTGTTTCTAGTATTGGGGCTGTTGCTTCGTCAAATGTTTTGCATGCAATCCGCAGATTCCTTAATCCAGCACTCCTTGtaaatcaaaacaataaaagatcTCCATTACTTAAAACAGCAGTTGTATATGGATGCTTTCTTGGAATATCAGCAAATCTTCGCTATCAG ATTATTGCTGGAATAGTGGAGCATCGGATTTCTGATGAATTTTCTTCTCAaacattttttgtaaatatgttATCTTTCATCGTTCGGACAATCAACTCTTATTGGGGGACACAG CAATGGGTTGATCTAGCACGCTCTACAGGACTGCAAACTCGCAAGAGTGAATCACCCTCTTATCAAATAGATTCATCTAATCTTGCCACTTTGGAATGCAATACTGAAGAGACCAATGTAGAtgatttgaaaaatcaataa
- the LOC107413940 gene encoding arogenate dehydrogenase 2, chloroplastic gives MSVSSSSSSPLTNLKIGIVGFGNFGQFLAKTMIKQGHTLSATSRTDYSELCLNLGVSFFREVEAFLEAENDVILICTSILSFSEFLKSMPLHCLKRPTLFADVLSVKEHPREVLQQVLPEESDILCTHPMFGPESGENGWKDLPFMYDRVRIRNEVTCSNFLQIFKREGCIMLEMSCEEHDKIAASSQFITHTIGRILSEMEIKSTSINTKGFETLIQLKDSTMKDSFDLYSGLFVRNKFSKRELENLELAFKKIKQKLQDRMNEVEDLDTI, from the exons ATGTCTGTATCTTCCTCATCTTCTTCCCCATTAACGAACCTGAAAATAGGCATAGTAGGCTTCGGCAACTTTGGCCAGTTTTTGGCGAAGACCATGATCAAACAAGGCCATACCTTAAGTGCAACTTCTCGAACAGATTATTCCGAGCTGTGTCTCAACTTGGGTGTCTCATTCTTCAG GGAAGTAGAAGCATTTCTTGAAGCAGAAAACGACGTCATACTGATATGCACATCAATCCTATCCTTCTCGGAGTTTCTCAAGTCAATGCCACTCCACTGTCTAAAACGACCTACACTCTTTGCTGACGTACTCTCAGTCAAAGAACACCCTAGAGAAGTTCTACAGCAA GTGCTTCCAGAGGAATCTGATATTCTTTGTACTCACCCTATGTTCGGACCAGAAAGTGGGGAAAATGGGTGGAAAGATCTCCCATTTATGTATGACAGAGTTCGGATAAGAAATGAAGTCACCTGCTCGAACttccttcaaattttcaaaCGAGAG GGTTGCATTATGCTGGAAATGTCTTGTGAGGAACATGATAAAATAGCTGCCAGTAGCCAATTTATCACTCACACCATTGGCAG GATACTGTCAGAAATGGAGATCAAGTCCACTTCCATCAATACCAAAGGCTTTGAGACACTGATTCAATTG AAAGACAGCACTATGAAAGATAGTTTTGATCTGTATAGTGGATTATTTGTACGAAACAAATTTTCCAAACGAGAG CTGGAAAATCTGGAACTCGCTTTCAAGAAGATCAAGCAGAAGCTGCAAGATAGGATGAATGAGGTAGAAGATCTGGATACCATCTAA